A stretch of Fundicoccus culcitae DNA encodes these proteins:
- a CDS encoding histidine phosphatase family protein — MNIFFVRHGETELNRLKKYYGITDVPLNLTGINQMKSLAIKLKKYKFDRIIVSGLQRTALSANVIINQNNIQNIKIETIDNYNERNFGTWEKLDADEIELLYPEVWKSFVNNPLNTNPLDAESYEDFQDRVNKEFIHLINSVNESDNILFIGHGGVIREIISSFFEKDIEYWDIKIESGMIYTYSI, encoded by the coding sequence ATGAATATATTTTTTGTTCGTCATGGTGAGACAGAATTAAATAGACTGAAGAAATACTATGGGATTACAGATGTTCCACTAAATTTGACCGGAATTAACCAAATGAAGAGTTTAGCCATTAAACTTAAGAAGTATAAATTCGATCGAATCATTGTTTCTGGGTTACAGCGAACAGCACTAAGTGCGAATGTAATCATAAACCAAAATAATATACAGAATATTAAAATAGAAACGATTGACAATTATAATGAAAGAAATTTTGGAACTTGGGAAAAACTTGATGCTGATGAAATTGAATTACTTTATCCTGAAGTGTGGAAAAGTTTCGTAAATAATCCATTAAATACCAATCCTTTAGATGCTGAATCATATGAAGATTTCCAAGATAGGGTAAACAAGGAGTTCATCCATTTAATAAATTCTGTTAATGAATCAGATAACATCTTATTTATAGGACATGGCGGGGTAATTCGTGAGATAATTTCAAGTTTCTTTGAAAAAGATATTGAATATTGGGATATAAAAATTGAAAGCGGTATGATATATACATATTCCATATAA
- a CDS encoding ECF transporter S component has product MKTKQIVLLSCLIALSIIGGYVKIFGSIALDLAPAILGTILLNPLLGAILAFMGHIISAIIAGFPLSFIVHLIIGVMMALTMFIFGNIRQLGKKKKSIIILSDIIAFIFNVFIAQIPLIPILGLPTLAALTPPLILGSIVNIVVAELVYVALPENTVMRIEI; this is encoded by the coding sequence ATGAAAACTAAACAAATTGTACTATTAAGTTGCTTAATCGCTTTAAGTATAATAGGTGGCTATGTTAAAATATTCGGTTCAATTGCATTGGATTTAGCACCTGCAATTTTAGGAACCATTTTATTGAACCCCTTATTAGGAGCAATTCTTGCTTTTATGGGTCATATAATTTCAGCGATAATCGCTGGATTTCCTTTATCATTTATAGTTCATCTTATTATTGGTGTTATGATGGCATTAACGATGTTTATTTTTGGAAATATTCGTCAACTCGGGAAGAAGAAAAAATCAATTATTATTCTTAGTGATATCATAGCTTTTATTTTCAATGTATTTATTGCACAGATTCCATTAATCCCGATATTAGGGTTGCCTACTTTAGCTGCTTTGACGCCACCGTTAATCTTAGGGTCTATTGTGAATATTGTAGTGGCTGAATTGGTTTATGTTGCACTACCAGAAAATACAGTTATGAGGATCGAAATCTGA
- a CDS encoding EutN/CcmL family microcompartment protein codes for MIIGKVVGNLWATRKDEKLNGLKFLVVKKQLNKHAYSDELIIAVDNVGAGIEDEVLITTGSSARISLNRQEVPVDMVIVGIIDKMDYIE; via the coding sequence ATGATCATTGGTAAAGTTGTTGGAAATCTTTGGGCAACACGTAAAGATGAAAAATTAAATGGATTGAAATTTCTCGTTGTAAAAAAACAATTAAATAAACATGCTTATAGCGATGAATTGATTATAGCTGTCGATAATGTAGGTGCTGGTATTGAGGATGAAGTATTAATTACTACAGGAAGTTCAGCAAGGATTTCACTCAATCGTCAAGAAGTGCCTGTAGATATGGTTATTGTTGGTATCATTGATAAGATGGATTATATAGAGTGA
- a CDS encoding acetaldehyde dehydrogenase (acetylating): MSLEYKDLASIQETRQLISKAKTAQLELAKKSQEEIDTIVKVLSKAAYSNREKLAKMACEETGFGKWEDKIIKNAFASKTVTEAMDGMQTIGIINEDKEKKVTEVAVPKGVIAGLVPSTNPTSTVIYKALISLKTANSIVFSPHPSAKKSIQETVRIMVEAGKEVGLPDGAISVIDNITMDGTNELMTNNDTNLILATGGSAMVKAAYSSGTPAIGVGPGNGPAFIEKSANVSLAVKQIIESKTFDYGTVCASEQSVIVEKNNKDKVVNELKKQGAYFLPKEDASKLEKYILRPDGRMNPAIVGKSPQHIADLAGIKVPTTAKVLIAEESRVGLHAPYSREKLGTILAFYTVDSWQDALKLSIEILNQEGAGHTMGLHSYDEAIIKEFSLHAPVSRLLINTSATLGGIGATTNIFPALTLGCGSVGGSSTSDNIGPANLMDIRRVAWGVRELDDIKREENIVTNNKLDKEFNFDENQLLDLLVEKVLEKLK; this comes from the coding sequence ATGAGCTTGGAATACAAAGATTTAGCATCTATACAAGAAACGCGACAACTTATATCTAAGGCAAAAACAGCTCAATTAGAATTAGCAAAAAAATCGCAAGAAGAAATAGATACGATTGTAAAAGTGCTATCAAAAGCAGCCTATTCAAATCGAGAAAAATTAGCTAAGATGGCTTGCGAAGAAACTGGCTTTGGTAAGTGGGAAGATAAAATAATTAAAAACGCTTTTGCTTCTAAAACAGTAACAGAAGCAATGGACGGAATGCAGACCATTGGAATTATCAATGAAGATAAAGAGAAAAAAGTTACAGAAGTGGCAGTACCGAAAGGTGTTATTGCAGGTTTGGTACCATCTACCAATCCAACATCAACGGTCATCTATAAAGCCTTAATCTCTTTAAAAACTGCAAATTCGATTGTATTCTCACCGCATCCAAGTGCTAAAAAGTCTATTCAAGAAACTGTTCGAATTATGGTAGAAGCAGGGAAAGAAGTTGGTTTGCCAGATGGAGCGATTAGTGTCATAGATAATATTACTATGGATGGCACAAACGAATTGATGACAAACAATGATACCAACTTAATTTTGGCTACCGGTGGATCAGCAATGGTTAAAGCCGCATATTCATCTGGAACACCAGCGATTGGCGTCGGACCTGGTAATGGACCTGCCTTCATAGAAAAGAGTGCTAATGTCTCTTTAGCAGTTAAACAAATCATAGAATCAAAAACATTTGATTACGGAACTGTTTGTGCCTCAGAACAATCAGTTATTGTTGAAAAGAATAATAAAGATAAAGTAGTTAATGAGCTGAAGAAACAAGGGGCTTACTTTTTACCGAAAGAAGATGCTAGCAAACTAGAGAAGTATATCTTACGACCAGATGGACGTATGAATCCAGCTATTGTAGGTAAATCTCCTCAGCACATTGCTGATTTAGCGGGGATAAAAGTGCCAACAACAGCTAAAGTGTTAATCGCTGAGGAATCACGGGTTGGTTTACATGCACCTTATTCACGTGAGAAACTTGGTACGATCTTAGCCTTCTATACAGTGGATAGTTGGCAAGATGCATTAAAATTATCTATTGAGATATTAAATCAAGAGGGTGCTGGACATACAATGGGATTACATTCTTATGATGAGGCTATTATCAAAGAATTTTCATTACATGCTCCTGTATCTCGCTTGTTAATAAATACATCTGCAACATTAGGAGGGATAGGCGCTACAACGAATATTTTCCCAGCATTAACTTTAGGCTGTGGGTCTGTTGGAGGAAGTTCAACATCTGATAATATTGGTCCAGCAAATCTAATGGACATTAGACGTGTTGCATGGGGCGTAAGAGAATTGGATGACATTAAGCGGGAAGAAAACATTGTAACAAATAATAAATTGGATAAAGAATTTAATTTCGATGAAAACCAATTATTAGATTTATTGGTTGAAAAAGTATTAGAAAAATTAAAATAA
- a CDS encoding BMC domain-containing protein, giving the protein MASNALGMIETKGLVAAIEAADAMVKAANVTLIGKEHVGGGLVTVMVRGDVGAVKAATDAGAAAAESVGELVSVHVIPRPHSEVDAILPAYKISE; this is encoded by the coding sequence ATGGCAAGTAATGCATTAGGTATGATCGAAACAAAAGGTTTGGTAGCAGCAATTGAGGCAGCAGATGCAATGGTTAAAGCAGCAAACGTAACATTAATTGGTAAAGAACATGTTGGTGGAGGATTAGTAACTGTTATGGTTCGTGGTGACGTTGGTGCAGTTAAAGCAGCAACTGATGCCGGAGCTGCAGCAGCTGAGTCTGTTGGTGAATTAGTTTCAGTTCACGTTATTCCACGTCCGCATTCTGAAGTTGATGCTATTTTACCAGCTTATAAAATTAGTGAATAA
- the eutH gene encoding ethanolamine utilization protein EutH, protein MSINEIIVWIMVIIMAIGGIDKIFGNRLGLGEQFEEGIMAMGSLTLSMAGIIVLAPKLSDWLSPIIVPLFEFFGADPAMFAGTILANDMGGYFLASQMTNDPIIMGFSGLILGALMGPTLVFTIPVALGIIEEEDRPVLAQGILYGIITIPLGAIVGGLLIGLSFGDVIQNLVPIIIFALLIALGLWLIPNAMIKGFIIFGKIIVAIATIGLVIGAFDLLVGVKVFDNQDSLSVAFETVGGIAVTLAGAYGLVYIITKVFGKQLLKIGNALGMNEVAAAGLIATLANNIAMFKTLKDMDYKGKIINVAFAVSASFTIGDHLGFTAGVAPEFITPMIIAKLVGGVTAVIVAIFFINKINKPEQLESV, encoded by the coding sequence ATGAGTATTAATGAAATCATCGTATGGATTATGGTTATCATAATGGCTATTGGAGGTATTGATAAGATTTTTGGTAATCGACTTGGTCTAGGAGAGCAATTCGAAGAAGGAATCATGGCGATGGGATCACTAACCTTATCCATGGCTGGGATAATTGTGTTAGCACCTAAACTCTCTGATTGGTTGAGCCCTATAATTGTCCCTTTGTTTGAATTTTTTGGAGCAGATCCAGCTATGTTTGCTGGAACTATACTTGCTAATGATATGGGAGGTTACTTCCTTGCAAGTCAAATGACAAACGATCCGATTATTATGGGATTCTCAGGGTTAATTTTAGGGGCGTTAATGGGTCCAACTTTAGTATTTACAATTCCAGTTGCGTTAGGGATTATTGAAGAAGAAGACCGACCTGTGTTAGCTCAAGGGATATTATATGGAATTATAACGATTCCTCTTGGTGCAATTGTAGGTGGGCTTCTAATCGGTTTAAGTTTTGGCGATGTCATTCAAAATTTAGTACCAATTATTATATTTGCTCTACTAATTGCGCTTGGTTTATGGCTAATCCCAAATGCAATGATTAAAGGATTTATCATTTTTGGGAAAATTATTGTAGCCATTGCAACCATAGGGTTAGTCATTGGTGCATTTGACTTACTAGTTGGTGTTAAAGTGTTTGATAATCAAGACTCTTTAAGCGTGGCTTTTGAAACTGTTGGTGGAATAGCAGTTACATTAGCTGGAGCTTATGGTTTAGTTTATATTATTACAAAAGTATTTGGTAAACAATTACTTAAAATTGGTAATGCTTTAGGAATGAATGAAGTAGCAGCAGCAGGGTTAATTGCCACTTTAGCAAATAATATTGCAATGTTCAAAACATTAAAAGATATGGATTATAAAGGTAAAATTATTAATGTTGCTTTTGCCGTATCTGCATCCTTCACTATTGGAGATCATTTAGGGTTTACGGCTGGGGTTGCACCAGAATTTATCACACCGATGATTATTGCCAAGTTAGTGGGTGGTGTGACTGCCGTTATTGTTGCCATATTCTTTATTAATAAGATAAATAAACCTGAACAATTAGAGTCGGTATAG
- the eutD gene encoding ethanolamine utilization phosphate acetyltransferase EutD: MRMEEIIDTVAQRVEQEINNSFEIEASGRHIHLSREAVDALFGEGYELTPKKYLSQPGQYAATERISIIGPSGVFHNVSILGPVRKESQVEVSLTDARALGAKAKLRLSGDTKGTAGIILMNGSKIYVMDHGLIVAKRHIHVNEKDAKKLNVTDQEVVKVQVNSERPLIFDDVVVRISPKFRTFMHIDYDEANACGFTKGTRGRILR, translated from the coding sequence ATGAGAATGGAAGAAATAATAGATACAGTCGCTCAAAGAGTTGAGCAAGAAATAAATAACAGTTTTGAAATCGAAGCAAGCGGTAGACACATACATCTTTCCCGAGAGGCAGTGGATGCTTTGTTTGGTGAAGGATATGAACTGACACCAAAAAAATATCTATCTCAACCAGGACAATATGCAGCTACTGAAAGAATTAGTATCATTGGACCTAGTGGTGTGTTTCATAATGTTAGTATATTAGGACCAGTAAGGAAAGAAAGTCAAGTTGAAGTTTCACTTACTGATGCTCGTGCTTTAGGTGCAAAAGCCAAATTACGGTTGAGTGGGGACACTAAAGGGACTGCTGGAATTATTTTAATGAACGGCTCAAAAATCTATGTAATGGATCATGGATTAATTGTCGCGAAACGTCATATTCATGTTAATGAAAAAGATGCTAAGAAGTTAAATGTTACTGATCAAGAAGTAGTCAAAGTACAGGTGAATAGTGAAAGACCTCTAATTTTCGACGATGTTGTTGTACGGATAAGTCCTAAATTCAGGACCTTTATGCATATTGATTATGATGAAGCTAATGCATGTGGGTTCACAAAGGGAACACGCGGAAGAATTTTAAGATAG
- a CDS encoding BMC domain-containing protein has protein sequence MVSKALGLIEVKGLLSAMVAMDAALKASDVKLIGNQTIRGVLTTVELFGDVAAIQSAVEAGVNALTNTNSLISSHVIARLDEQVEQMIMKSFENKETLNNFIKEEQAPEHVMEEAKEEIESEEMQKAPEATLKENTLETETTQEMSEVNDQVTYSTPLTREELWSLKVTQLRTLAYKNNVAGIEKAEIKFATKEKLIDILSAEGGIDE, from the coding sequence ATGGTGTCTAAAGCACTAGGTTTAATTGAAGTGAAAGGCTTGCTCTCTGCCATGGTTGCAATGGATGCTGCCTTAAAAGCATCTGATGTGAAATTGATTGGCAACCAAACCATTCGGGGTGTATTAACAACAGTCGAGTTATTCGGTGATGTCGCAGCCATCCAATCAGCCGTAGAAGCAGGAGTGAATGCATTGACGAACACGAATAGCCTCATTTCAAGTCATGTTATCGCTAGACTGGATGAGCAAGTAGAGCAGATGATTATGAAAAGTTTTGAAAACAAAGAAACGCTAAATAACTTTATAAAAGAGGAACAAGCACCTGAACATGTAATGGAAGAAGCAAAGGAAGAAATTGAGTCTGAAGAAATGCAGAAAGCTCCAGAAGCAACATTGAAAGAAAATACACTTGAAACGGAAACGACTCAAGAAATGAGTGAAGTTAATGATCAAGTGACATATTCTACTCCATTAACGAGAGAAGAATTGTGGAGTTTAAAAGTAACTCAACTAAGAACTTTAGCTTATAAAAATAATGTGGCAGGCATAGAAAAAGCAGAAATAAAATTTGCAACGAAAGAAAAATTAATAGATATACTAAGTGCTGAAGGGGGAATTGATGAATGA
- a CDS encoding oxidoreductase, with protein sequence MGKANHSIQLKENFVLKNRLMMAPMTTSSAESNGAISKEDLDFFEYYSKGFSAVIVGSQSVSILGTGFDKGWNIYDQEVDESLQELAEVIHKCDAKAILQLYHAGRLAEPSFIRNHQPVAPSEVPIARSFASFPRQLSNLEIEQIIDDFCNATLKAIKLGFDGVEIHGANTYLVQQFFSPHSNRRTDKWGGTFEKRTRFIRELITHMNRVIEKYTNKNFILGFRFSPEEYETPGIRMNDTLKLLKILDEMPLDYFHLSLSDYNKESLDGVPIIKSINSLKLSTTLIGCGGVRNKSNVDQLLDSVPLVSVANASIIDSEWPLKILNNNDKIKEKNLISELDSLRLPSGIKKMMLDYPNLYLVND encoded by the coding sequence ATGGGTAAAGCAAATCATTCAATACAGTTAAAAGAAAATTTTGTATTGAAAAATAGGTTAATGATGGCACCCATGACAACAAGTAGTGCAGAGAGCAATGGAGCAATCTCAAAAGAAGATTTAGATTTCTTTGAATATTATTCAAAAGGGTTTAGTGCAGTCATAGTCGGTTCACAATCTGTATCTATCCTAGGAACTGGCTTTGACAAAGGTTGGAACATATATGATCAGGAAGTAGATGAATCACTTCAGGAATTAGCTGAAGTGATTCATAAATGTGATGCTAAAGCAATCTTACAATTGTATCATGCGGGGAGACTTGCTGAACCTTCCTTCATTCGTAATCATCAACCGGTTGCACCTAGTGAGGTTCCAATAGCTAGAAGTTTTGCATCGTTCCCAAGACAATTATCGAATTTGGAAATTGAGCAGATTATTGATGACTTTTGTAACGCGACTTTAAAAGCAATAAAGTTAGGTTTTGATGGTGTTGAAATACATGGAGCAAATACTTATCTAGTACAACAATTTTTCTCACCTCATTCAAATAGAAGAACTGATAAATGGGGAGGAACATTTGAGAAACGTACACGATTTATTAGAGAGTTGATAACTCATATGAATAGAGTTATTGAAAAGTATACTAATAAAAATTTTATTTTGGGTTTCCGATTTTCTCCAGAAGAGTATGAAACTCCAGGGATTAGAATGAATGACACATTAAAATTATTGAAGATTTTAGATGAGATGCCTCTGGACTACTTTCATCTTTCTTTATCAGATTATAATAAAGAATCATTAGATGGTGTCCCAATTATTAAGTCCATTAATTCACTTAAGCTGTCAACAACTCTGATAGGATGTGGAGGAGTTAGAAACAAATCGAATGTTGATCAATTATTAGATTCTGTTCCTTTAGTATCTGTAGCTAATGCATCTATTATTGACTCAGAATGGCCATTAAAAATACTCAATAATAATGATAAAATCAAAGAAAAGAACTTAATAAGTGAACTAGATAGTTTACGATTACCTTCAGGAATAAAAAAAATGATGTTAGATTACCCCAATTTATATCTAGTAAATGATTAG